The following coding sequences lie in one Capsicum annuum cultivar UCD-10X-F1 chromosome 5, UCD10Xv1.1, whole genome shotgun sequence genomic window:
- the LOC107872372 gene encoding putative late blight resistance protein homolog R1C-3, whose protein sequence is MKLSCLDQMTLFLYSQQLRILRTFVLFGNTNLDGFHTKMSQKLDKFERLVQSLFYQDEDDNILSKYDMDDVAHRLMEDIKSYLSLKHDFVAMTTEEKTIEYWDSLLKNLHYLPKYCAKLFLPLMNEYKILRQVCRHLGDFYRLIIKGCIANKTTEYLYPRLQMTADIVTEFCFDHWCNEKLLFKYGTYECSSKIASLLLEIIPVELEVLYICTSKVKESRSTELEGFVKQILKASPRILQNYLILLQGRMAGAVAVNALTQSIYIMMEFLLIFYTDIPKRFIHRDKLNDMLAHLGVLTREISILVNKSSENMINEANFATSDFFQEVEQIKGELRQMFLKAPKSSQRRFPMDDGLLFINLLLRHLNDLPIASAYLGALMKKEIRMVKECLEFLRSFFGEVRQRLDHNGLLKNLWARALDVAYEAEHVINSILVRDNSLSHLIFSLPSIIDKIKLIVAEVTRLQLEDKNGDPLDAKSSDETIGLTSSPLVEVIVGLEEEVNWIIDQLFDEQAELDVISIVRMPGLGKTTLTNKVYNNTLVASRFKVRAWCTVSQKYNKSKVLQKILNQVTGFEEKECGDDIAEKLRGALYDRRYLIILDDVWDIATGEMLISCFPKVERGNRIILTSRNSKVALQLKFHSDPFHLQLLTPEKKVFGEGNCPELSDVGHQIVEKCQGLPLAVVLIAGVIVRMKGKKKDSWHKIQHNLDSFISGNNLQTMKVMQLSYDYLPDHLKPLLLYFGGTRKRKRTPVYKLIQLLMAEGFVDHIPSKSSLEETTQSYLDALISSSLIMVSEKPVETSPFYIKVKVCYVHDVVHDFCSVKVKKETFFKFINSGAPVHASDFINRHVTIHTESQLHKKCVVFNSSKSSGTGSYKHLISLKVNNNTLVSS, encoded by the coding sequence ATGAAGCTTTCTTGTTTGGATCAAATGACGCTCTTCCTTTATTCTCAACAACTTAGAATCCTAAGAACATTTGTCCTGTTTGGCAATACCAATTTGGATGGCTTCCATACCAAGATGTCCCAGAAATTAGACAAGTTTGAACGTTTAGTTCAGTCACTTTTCTATCAAGATGAAGATGACAATATCCTGTCTAAATACGACATGGATGATGTTGCCCATCGCCTGATGGAAGATATCAAAAGTTAtttgagtttgaagcatgattttGTAGCCATGACGACAGAAGAGAAAACGATTGAATACTGGGACAGCCTCCTGAAGAATCTCCATTATCTACCAAAGTATTGTGCTAAATTGTTTCTACCCTTGATGAATGAATACAAGATTCTTCGGCAAGTTTGCAGACATCTGGGGGATTTCTATCGGTTGATAATTAAAGGATGCATCGCGAACAAAACAACTGAATATCTCTATCCTCGGTTGCAAATGACAGCTGATATAGTAACAGAATTCTGTTTTGATCATTGGTGTAATGAAAAGTTACTATTTAAGTATGGCACCTACGAATGCTCCTCCAAGATTGCTTCTCTACTCTTGGAAATAATCCCTGTTGAGCTTGAGGTTCTATACATTTGTACTTCAAAGGTGAAAGAATCAAGGTCAACAGAACTAGAAGGGTTCGTTAAGCAAATTCTAAAAGCATCTCCAAGGATTCTTCAAAATTATTTGATTCTTCTCCAAGGACGCATGGCAGGTGCAGTGGCTGTGAATGCTCTTACTCAAAGCATTTATATCATGATGGAGTTCCTATTGATCTTTTACACTGATATACCAAAGCGCTTTATCCATCGTGACAAATTGAACGATATGTTGGCCCATCTTGGAGTTCTTACAAGGGAGATATCTATTCTGGTGAACAAGAGCTCTGAGAATATGATCAACGAAGCGAACTTTGCAACTTCAGACTTCTTTCAAGAAGTTGAACAAATTAAGGGAGAACTCAGACAGATGTTTCTGAAAGCCCCAAAGTCATCTCAACGTCGCTTTCCAATGGATGATGGTTTACTCTTCATAAATCTTCTACTCAGACATTTGAATGATTTGCCCATTGCCAGTGCTTATTTAGGTGCTCTGATGAAAAAAGAAATCAGGATGGTGAAAGAATGCCTTGAATTCCTAAGATCATTTTTCGGGGAAGTCAGGCAAAGATTGGATCACAACGGATTACTTAAAAATCTTTGGGCACGTGCATTAGATGTGGCATACGAGGCAGAACATGTCATTAATTCCATTCTTGTTAGAGATAATTCTCTCTCTCATCTGATCTTCTCACTTCCGAGTATCATTGATAAGATCAAGCTAATCGTGGCAGAAGTCACCAGATTACAGCTGGAGGATAAGAATGGGGACCCCCTTGATGCAAAGTCTTCCGACGAAACAATTGGGTTAACTTCATCACCTCTTGTTGAGGTAATAGTAGGTCTTGAGGAAGAAGTAAACTGGATCATTGATCAGCTCTTTGATGAACAAGCCGAGCTTGATGTCATTTCTATTGTCAGAATGCCAGGACTTGGTAAAACAACTCTGACCAACAAAGTGTATAACAATACATTAGTTGCTAGTCGATTCAAAGTTCGTGCTTGGTGCACTGTTTCCCAAAAGTATAACAAGTCAAAGGTGTTACAGAAAATTCTTAATCAAGTTACTGGCtttgaagaaaaagaatgtgGGGATGACATTGCAGAAAAACTACGAGGAGCACTATATGATAGAAGGTACCTCATCATCTTGGATGATGTGTGGGATATTGCAACCGGGGAGATGTTAATATCTTGTTTTCCAAAGGTTGAAAGAGGAAATAGAATTATCTTAACTAGCCGAAATAGTAAGGTAGCTTTGCAACTTAAATTCCACAGTGATCCTTTCCACCTTCAACTTTTAACCCCTGAAAAAAAGGTATTTGGAGAAGGAAACTGCCCTGAACTGTCGGATGTTGGACACCAAATAGTTGAGAAATGTCAAGGTCTTCCTTTGGCTGTTGTTTTGATTGCTGGAGTAATCGTTAGaatgaaaggaaagaaaaaggattCATGGCATAAGATTCAACATAATCTGGATTCCTTTATTTCTGGGAACAATTTGCAGACAATGAAGGTTATGCAACTAAGTTACGACTATTTACCAGACCACCTGAAGCCGTTGTTGCTTTACTTTGGAGGAACTCGAAAGAGAAAACGTACTCCAGTCTATAAGTTGATTCAGTTGTTGATGGCCGAAGGATTTGTTGATCATATACCGTCCAAGAGTAGTTTAGAGGAAACAACTCAAAGTTACTTGGATGCTTTAATTTCCAGTAGCCTGATAATGGTGTCTGAAAAGCCAGTGGAAACTTCCCCGTTTTATATTAAGGTCAAGGTTTGCTATGTGCATGACGTTGTGCACGATTTTTGCTcagtaaaagtaaaaaaagaaacgTTTTTCAAGTTCATTAATTCAGGTGCTCCAGTTCATGCTTCGGATTTCATAAACCGTCATGTAACCATTCATACTGAAAGCCAACTCCACAAAAAATGTGTTGTGTTCAATTCTAGTAAGTCTTCAGGCACTGGTAGTTATAAGCATCTCATATCCTTGAAAGTGAACAACAATACATTAGTTTCTAGTTAA